The Paenibacillus macerans genome includes a window with the following:
- a CDS encoding prepilin peptidase translates to MSAAAVAGGGATPSGRLRRAGDIAAALATAAMFALMHLRFGASGAWAVGLLLTALAVLIAVTDLTARIIPNGALLCFGAALLAAVPLAGSGPLWSHALGALGGSGLLLLVGALTPGRGMGMGDVKLLAVFGWAVGFPGVLLALLAAAVTGAVAILLQQALGRRQRGQTLAFGPYLAFGTLFVYLYGNEIIHWYAANAVFSG, encoded by the coding sequence GTGAGCGCTGCGGCAGTGGCCGGCGGCGGCGCCACCCCCTCCGGCCGGCTGCGCCGGGCCGGAGACATCGCCGCCGCCCTCGCCACGGCGGCGATGTTCGCCCTGATGCACCTGCGTTTCGGTGCGTCGGGCGCATGGGCGGTCGGCCTGCTGCTGACCGCCCTGGCCGTGCTGATCGCGGTCACCGACCTGACCGCGAGAATCATCCCCAACGGCGCCCTGCTGTGCTTTGGCGCCGCGCTGCTCGCCGCCGTGCCGCTGGCCGGCAGCGGCCCGCTGTGGAGCCATGCGCTGGGCGCGCTTGGCGGCAGCGGCCTGCTGCTGCTTGTCGGTGCCCTCACCCCCGGCCGGGGGATGGGGATGGGCGACGTCAAGCTGCTGGCCGTGTTCGGCTGGGCCGTCGGTTTCCCCGGCGTGCTCCTCGCTTTATTGGCGGCGGCTGTCACCGGCGCCGTGGCGATTCTGCTGCAGCAGGCTTTGGGCCGCAGGCAGCGCGGGCAGACGTTGGCGTTTGGCCCCTATCTGGCCTTCGGTACCTTGTTCGTGTACTTGTACGGCAACGAGATCATCCATTGGTATGCCGCCAACGCCGTTTTTTCCGGGTAG
- a CDS encoding GspE/PulE family protein, with protein MYTIKKRLGELLLESGMITEAQLQTALEEQRRSRKKLGDVLLEQGVLTEHQLIEALEFQLGIPHATLARLETDPKLTEVVSEQMAKRHQVLPIRVDGRKLMVAMADPLDLFVIEDLRISTGFTIEPAIISRGELQRGIARLYGQQDSGHEGAGSSQIEVEDSMILDEDSPVVRLVQQMIEQAVRLGASDIHVDPMDAQLTVRYRVDGQLRKGRSIPKSMQSVITARLKILAHLNIEEHRLPQSGRIKLSVGGKPIDVRLSSLPTVHGEQIVMRLFDPSGGIQSLDKLGMTGENLELFRRMAGKRRGMILLAGPAGSGKTATLYSVLQHLNREETSVITLEDPVEYILDGVNQMQVYPAAGLTFAKGLRSILRQDPNVIMVGEIPDPETAEIAIRASLTGQLVLSALHTSDTVGAVVRLREMGIEPHLIASSLIGVVAQRLVRCVCPDCKTGYAPDMQELLYLERLGFKADKLYRGTGCAACGKSGYRGRMAVHEVLFVGDELRSGIASGKSAKELRRLARETGMTTLLADGIGKVLKGHTTLQEIIREAEEER; from the coding sequence ATGTACACAATCAAAAAAAGATTGGGTGAACTTCTTCTGGAATCCGGCATGATTACGGAAGCGCAGCTGCAAACCGCGCTGGAAGAGCAGCGGCGTTCCCGCAAAAAGCTCGGCGATGTGCTGCTGGAGCAGGGGGTCCTGACCGAGCATCAGCTCATCGAGGCGCTGGAATTTCAGCTTGGCATCCCGCACGCCACCTTGGCAAGGCTTGAGACCGACCCCAAATTGACCGAGGTCGTTTCGGAGCAGATGGCCAAGCGGCACCAGGTGCTGCCGATTCGCGTGGACGGCCGGAAGCTAATGGTCGCCATGGCCGATCCCCTGGATTTATTCGTTATTGAAGACTTGCGGATAAGCACTGGTTTTACGATCGAACCGGCTATTATTTCAAGGGGGGAACTGCAGCGGGGGATCGCCCGGCTGTACGGGCAGCAGGATTCCGGGCACGAAGGGGCGGGGAGCAGCCAGATCGAGGTGGAAGACTCGATGATACTGGACGAAGACTCCCCGGTAGTCCGCCTCGTTCAGCAAATGATCGAACAGGCGGTGCGCCTTGGCGCCAGCGATATCCATGTCGATCCGATGGACGCCCAACTGACGGTCCGCTACCGCGTGGACGGACAACTGCGCAAAGGGCGCTCCATTCCGAAATCGATGCAGAGCGTCATCACCGCCCGGCTGAAAATTTTGGCCCATTTGAACATTGAAGAACACAGGTTGCCTCAAAGCGGACGCATCAAGCTGTCGGTCGGCGGCAAACCGATCGATGTCCGCCTGTCATCGCTGCCGACGGTACACGGGGAACAAATCGTGATGCGGCTGTTTGACCCATCCGGAGGGATACAAAGTCTGGACAAGCTGGGCATGACCGGGGAAAATCTCGAATTGTTCCGGCGCATGGCCGGAAAGCGGCGTGGCATGATTTTGCTGGCGGGGCCGGCGGGGAGCGGGAAAACGGCGACCCTTTACTCCGTGTTGCAGCATCTGAACCGCGAAGAGACGAGCGTGATCACGCTCGAAGACCCTGTGGAATACATACTTGACGGCGTTAATCAGATGCAGGTTTATCCCGCGGCCGGATTAACGTTCGCCAAAGGCCTTCGCTCGATTTTGCGGCAGGATCCGAACGTTATCATGGTTGGGGAGATCCCCGATCCGGAAACCGCGGAAATCGCCATCCGCGCTTCATTAACCGGCCAGCTCGTGTTATCGGCGCTGCATACAAGCGATACGGTCGGCGCGGTCGTCCGGCTGCGGGAGATGGGGATCGAGCCGCACTTGATCGCCTCCTCGCTGATCGGAGTCGTCGCCCAACGGCTGGTCCGCTGCGTTTGCCCCGATTGCAAAACCGGATACGCGCCGGATATGCAGGAGCTTCTATACCTTGAGCGTTTGGGCTTCAAAGCGGACAAGCTGTATCGCGGAACGGGCTGCGCCGCTTGCGGAAAAAGCGGTTACCGGGGCCGGATGGCAGTGCATGAAGTGCTGTTTGTCGGCGACGAGCTGCGCTCCGGGATCGCAAGCGGAAAATCCGCAAAGGAACTGCGGAGGCTGGCGCGCGAAACGGGCATGACCACCTTGTTGGCGGACGGTATTGGAAAAGTGCTGAAGGGACACACCACCCTTCAGGAAATTATCCGCGAAGCGGAAGAAGAGAGATGA
- a CDS encoding L-cystine transporter yields MDTLRIIINVVVMLVLIGLLVWMQKKHVSFTKRVFTGLGLGLVFGVILQWAYGAGSDVISGSSDWFNLVGRGYVGLLQMVVIPLIMVSIISAIMKLKGRQNLGKMSALIIAVLLITTAIAATVSIVTSLSFDLKAIEIQAGEREQQRGAALEERLGDVADKTIPQQMLDFIPTNPFADMTGARSTSTLAVVIFSAFIGVAVLGLDKKKPEQADTFRKMVDAVYAVVMRIVTLVLRLTPYGILALITNVTATTSAEEILKLIKFVGASYVALIVMFIIHLILLALFGYNPVQYVRKVLPTLVFAFTSRSSAATIPLNVETQTKRLGVPEGVANLSASFGATIGQNGCAGIYPAMLAVMIAPTVGINPASWDFILTLILVVVISSFGVAGVGGGATFASLIVLSTMNLPVALAGLLISVEPLIDMGRTALNVNDSIAAGVITGKILGENDPEAFKRSVDLDAVQA; encoded by the coding sequence ATGGATACCTTGCGTATCATCATTAACGTAGTTGTTATGCTGGTTCTGATCGGCCTATTGGTCTGGATGCAGAAGAAGCATGTTTCTTTTACAAAACGGGTGTTTACCGGACTTGGGCTCGGGCTTGTGTTCGGGGTCATCCTCCAGTGGGCGTACGGGGCGGGCTCGGACGTTATTTCCGGGTCCAGCGACTGGTTTAACCTGGTGGGCCGCGGTTATGTCGGGCTGCTGCAAATGGTGGTCATCCCGCTGATCATGGTGTCGATCATTTCCGCCATCATGAAATTGAAAGGGAGACAAAACCTCGGGAAAATGAGCGCCCTGATTATCGCCGTGCTGCTGATTACAACGGCGATCGCCGCCACGGTCAGCATCGTGACGAGCCTTAGTTTCGATCTGAAGGCGATCGAAATTCAGGCCGGCGAACGCGAACAACAACGCGGCGCGGCGCTTGAGGAGCGTCTCGGCGATGTGGCGGATAAAACGATTCCGCAGCAGATGCTGGACTTTATCCCGACAAACCCGTTTGCGGACATGACCGGAGCGCGCAGCACTTCAACGCTGGCGGTCGTCATTTTCTCCGCTTTCATCGGGGTGGCCGTACTTGGTTTGGATAAGAAAAAACCGGAGCAGGCCGATACATTCCGCAAAATGGTGGATGCCGTTTACGCGGTCGTCATGCGGATCGTTACGCTGGTGCTGCGATTGACCCCGTACGGGATTTTGGCGTTAATCACGAACGTGACGGCAACGACCAGCGCGGAGGAAATCCTCAAGCTGATCAAGTTCGTGGGCGCGTCTTACGTAGCTCTTATCGTCATGTTCATCATCCATTTGATCCTGCTGGCCCTGTTCGGGTACAACCCGGTACAGTATGTGCGCAAGGTGCTGCCAACGCTGGTGTTCGCCTTCACGTCGCGCTCCAGCGCCGCCACGATTCCGCTTAACGTCGAGACGCAAACGAAGCGCCTGGGCGTACCGGAAGGGGTGGCCAACCTGTCGGCCTCTTTCGGAGCGACGATCGGGCAAAACGGCTGCGCCGGAATTTATCCGGCGATGCTGGCCGTCATGATCGCCCCGACCGTCGGGATTAATCCGGCGAGCTGGGATTTCATCCTGACGCTGATCCTGGTCGTCGTCATCAGTTCGTTCGGCGTTGCCGGCGTCGGCGGGGGCGCGACCTTCGCTTCGCTCATCGTGCTATCGACGATGAACTTGCCGGTCGCCCTGGCGGGTCTGCTTATCTCCGTCGAACCGCTCATCGATATGGGACGGACGGCGCTGAACGTCAACGACTCCATCGCCGCCGGCGTCATCACCGGCAAAATTCTTGGCGAAAACGACCCCGAAGCGTTCAAGCGCTCGGTTGATCTGGATGCCGTGCAGGCGTAA